One window from the genome of Macrobrachium rosenbergii isolate ZJJX-2024 chromosome 2, ASM4041242v1, whole genome shotgun sequence encodes:
- the LOC136843349 gene encoding uncharacterized protein: MISLQDKLEEAQARESRLVTRMEAIEEKVQVRESKLVARLEAMEKKMAGMAKSGLDIGKGSENDEVKGAKEKFPKKGKELSSKSKGILAMVEDSKSEVSESDEEEKGKNITGNKKRTRKGRGVRKEELKKNESASSSSSSEGLSEVEEKEAKTMFLREVPRIEKFNLGKGRDVNEFFDDYERYCRQKYGENENVWMKQLGEFLDGRLKMCYRSMCEGEPGYESVKARVIKQMKRMKGSVVYKKDDRFEEAKMKPGEEVGLYAHRLEALARRKYGEEGIEENKHLIRKFLATIPERIRVILNEKEKDRKRWSGKRLDWEDVLEILEDMRVNEDEVKKMYAGTEIVNGRTYKDALVSEELSVMRAFLEECKKDQIERGRNNVQVNVGSKANGECFGCGKEGM, encoded by the coding sequence ATGATCAGCCTGCAGGATAAGCTAGAGGAAGCCCAGGCAAGGGAAAGTAGACTGGTTACAAGAATGGAGGCGATAGAAGAGAAAGTCCAGGTAAGGGAAAGTAAATTGGTCGCAAGACTGGAGGCAATGGAGAAGAAGATGGCTGGAATGGCTAAGAGTGGGCTTGACATTGGGAAGGGAAGTGAGAACGATGAGGTAAAAGGTGCAAAGGAGAAATTCCctaagaaaggaaaggagttgTCAAGTAAGAGTAAGGGAATACTTGCCATGGTAGAGGACAGTAAGAGTGAGGTGAGTGaaagtgatgaggaagagaaaggtaAGAACATAACAGGAAACAAGAAGAGAACACGAAAAGGGAGAGGtgtgaggaaagaggaattgaagaagaatgaaagtgctagtagcagtagtagtagtgaaggTTTAAGTGAGGTGGAAGAGAAAGAGGCCAAAACAATGTTCCTGAGGGAGGTTCCCCGCATAGAAAAGTTTAATCTCGGGAAGGGAAGGGATGTGAATGAGTTTTTTGACGATTATGAAAGGTATTGTAGGCAAAAGtatggagagaatgaaaatgtgtGGATGAAGCAGCTGGGAGAGTTTTTGGATGGGCGGCTGAAGATGTGTTATAGGAGTATGTGTGAGGGTGAACCTGGGTATGAGTCCGTGAAAGCTAGAGTGATCAAACAgatgaagagaatgaaaggaagtgtGGTATACAAGAAAGATGACAGGTTCGAGGAGGCCAAGATGAAGCCTGGAGAAGAAGTGGGCTTATATGCTCATAGATTGGAAGCGTTGGCCAGAAGAAAGTATGGAGAGGAGGGAATTGAGGAAAACAAGCACCTCATCCGGAAGTTCTTGGCCACTATCCCTGAGAGGATTAGGGTCatattaaatgagaaagagaaagatcgaAAGCGGTGGTCAGGAAAACGTTTGGACTGGGAGGATGTTTTGGAGATCTTAGAAGACATGAGAGTAAATGAGgatgaagtaaagaaaatgtatgctgggaCGGAGATAGTGAATGGAAGGACATATAAAGATGCTTTGGTGAGTGAGGAGTTAAGTGTGATGCGAGCTTTCCTGGAAGAATGCAAGAAAGACCagatagagagaggaagaaataatgtgcaagtgaatgtggGAAGTAAGGCCAATGGCGAGTGTTTCGGCTGTGGAAAAGAGGGCATGTAA